The Chrysemys picta bellii isolate R12L10 chromosome 5, ASM1138683v2, whole genome shotgun sequence genome includes a window with the following:
- the FAT1 gene encoding protocadherin Fat 1 isoform X10: MRGVLIIAIMGRPLTMLLLLLVQHFGNCEGNQRPYHTSLVQFTQVQYNATVYENSAAKTYIEQPVKMGIYLANPLWDIRYKIISGDNENLFKAEEYILGNFCFLRIRTKGGNTAILNREVKDHYILTVKAVEKNTNAEARTQVRVQILDTNDLRPLFSPTSYSVSLPENTAIRTSIARVSATDADIGTNGEFYYSFKERTDMFAIHPTSGAVVLTGRLDYAETKLYEMEILAVDRGMKLYGSSGISSMARLTVHVEQANEYAPVITAAVLAPSELDKDPTYAIVTVEDSDQGSNGEIASLSIVAGDPLQQFKTVRSVPGGKEYKIKAVGHIDWESQPFGYNLTLQAKDKGNPSQFSSVKVIHVTSPLFKSGPVRFEKDVYRAEISEFAPPNTPVIMVKALPNYSQLKYIFKNAPGKVRFNLNPHTGLITTLEPIKAQYSSHFELEVMTSDRKASAKVLIKVRDMNSNPPEFTQTSYKASFDENVPVGTSVMSVSAKDLDEGENGYVTYSIANLNPLPFVINHFNGIISTTEDMDYELMPRVYNLRIRASDWGIPYRREVEVPVTIILNNLNDNTPLFEKINCEGTIPRDLGVGEQITTVSAIDADELQLVRYQIESGNELDLFILNPNSGVLSLKQSLIDGLGAKVSFHSLRITATDGENFAVPLYINITVAASRKPVNLQCEETGVAKMLAEKLLQANKPHNHGEVEDAFFDTHSMNLHAPQFRSTLSSSVEVKESLPVGSSIILMNATDLDVGFNGKLVYAISGGNNDSSFTVDLETGMLKILSPLDREVKDKYTLNITVYDLGIPQKSAWHLLDINILDANDNRPEFLQDSYFVEVSENKELNSEIIQIEATDKDLGPNGEVKYFLLTDTNMFTINSTTGVVKVVGALDREIQHVHFLKIEARDQPNEEPQLFSSVLLKVSLEDVNDNPPKFIPLNYHVKIREDLPEGTIITWLEAYDPDVGQSSQVRYSLLDSGDGTFDVDKLSGAIRIVQRLDFEMRQVYNLTVRAKDKGKPISLSSTCYVEVEVVDVNENLHPPRFSSFVDKGFVKEDVPIGSSVMTITAYDEDAGRDGEIRYSIRDGSGVGIFRIDEEKGVIETADLLDRETTSHYWLTVYATDQGVVPLSSFIEIYIEVGDVNDNAPQTTEPVYYPEVMENSPKDVSVIQIEAFDPDSSSSEKLTYKITSGNPQGFFSINPKTGPCSLVQQQHCKRL; the protein is encoded by the coding sequence GGGTTTTGATAATTGCCATCATGGGGAGACCCTTGAccatgctgctgttgctgctggtgCAGCATTTTGGAAACTGTGAAGGAAATCAAAGACCATATCATACTTCACTAGTGCAATTTACACAAGTCCAGTACAATGCCACGGTGTAtgaaaattctgcagccaagaCTTATATTGAGCAGCCAGTAAAAATGGGCATTTACCTTGCAAATCCACTGTGGGACATAAGATACAAAATTATATCTGGTGACAATGAAAACTTGTTCAAAGCTGAAGAGTATATTCTTggaaacttttgctttttgagaaTACGGACCAAGGGAGGAAATACAGCTATTCTTAACAGAGAGGTGAAAGACCATTACATATTGACTGTAAAAGCAGTTGAAAAGAATACTAATGCTGAAGCACGCACACAGGTCAGGGTGCAGATACTGGATACAAATGACTTAAGACCCTTGTTTTCTCCAACATCTTACAGTGTTTCTTTGCCTGAAAATACAGCAATAAGGACCAGCATTGCTAGAGTAAGTGCAACAGATGCAGATATTGGAACCAATGGAGAATTTTACTACAGTTTTAAAGAAAGAACAGATATGTTTGCTATACATCCAACCAGTGGTGCAGTGGTTCTAACTGGAAGACTCGACTATGCAGAAACTAAGCTTTATGAGATGGAAATCCTCGCAGTGGATCGTGGAATGAAATTGTATGGCAGCAGCGGTATTAGCAGCATGGCAAGGCTAACTGTTCACGTAGAGCAAGCAAATGAATATGCTCCTGTTATTACAGCTGCTGTCTTGGCTCCTTCAGAATTGGACAAGGATCCAACATATGCAATTGTAACTGTTGAGGACAGTGATCAGGGTTCAAATGGAGAAATAGCATCTTTAAGTATTGTGGCTGGTGACCCACTTCAACAATTCAAAACAGTGAGGTCTGTTCCAGGAGGTAAAGAATATAAAATCAAAGCTGTTGGCCACATTGATTGGGAGAGCCAACCTTTTGGATATAATCTGACTCTTCAGGCTAAAGATAAAGGAAATCCTTCACAGTTTTCTTCTGTAAAAGTTATTCACGTGACATCCCCACTGTTTAAGTCTGGACCGGTCAGATTTGAAAAAGATGTGTATAGAGCAGAGATAAGTGAATTTGCCCCTCCAAACACTCCTGTGATAATGGTAAAAGCTTTGCCTAATTATTcccaattaaaatacatttttaaaaatgcaccagGCAAAGTCAGATTCAACTTAAACCCGCACACAGGTCTTATTACCACTTTAGAACCCATAAAAGCACAATATTCATCCCATTTTGAACTTGAAGTCATGACAAGTGACAGAAAAGCCTCTGCAAAGGTGTTGATTAAAGTAAGAGACATGAACAGTAATCCCCCTGAATTTACTCAGACATCATATAAAGCTTCCTTCGATGAGAATGTGCCAGTTGGTACTAGTGTCATGAGTGTGAGTGCAAAAGATCTTGATGAGGGTGAGAATGGTTATGTGACATATAGCATTGCAAACTTGAATCCTTTACCATTTGTGATTAACCATTTCAATGGTATTATCAGTACCACGGAAGACATGGATTATGAATTGATGCCAAGGGTTTACAATTTAAGGATTCGAGCATCTGATTGGGGCATACCATATCGTCGAGAAGTTGAAGTTCCTGTtactattattttaaataatttgaatGATAACACACCGctgtttgaaaaaataaattgtgAGGGAACAATCCCTAGGGATCTTGGTGTTGGAGAACAAATTACTACTGTATCTGCTATTGATGCTGATGAGCTCCAGTTGGTGAGATACCAGATTGAATCTGGAAATGAATTAGATTTATTTATCTTAAATCCAAACTCTGGGGTGCTTTCCCTGAAGCAATCTCTAATAGATGGTTTAGGTGCTAAAGTATCTTTTCATAGTCTGAGAATTACAGCTACAGATGGTGAGAACTTTGCAGTACCATTATATATCAACATAACGGTAGCTGCCAGTCGTAAACCAGTAAACTTGCAATGTGAAGAGACTGGTGTAGCCAAAATGCTGGCAGAGAAACTACTGCAGGCAAATAAGCCACACAATCATGGCGAGGTTGAGGATGCTTTCTTTGATACTCACTCTATGAATTTACATGCACCTCAGTTTAGAAGTACTCTTTCAAGCAGTGTTGAAGTAAAGGAAAGCCTACCGGTGGGTTCCAGCATAATACTTATGAATGCCACTGATCTTGACGTTGGCTTCAATGGAAAACTAGTTTATGCTATCTCTGGAGGTAATAATGATAGTAGTTTTACTGTGGATTTGGAAACAGGAATGTTAAAGATTTTATCTCCCCTTGATCGAGAAGTAAAAGATAAATACACTCTGAATATTACTGTGTATGATCTGGGAATACCACAAAAGTCAGCTTGGCATCTTTTAGATATCAACATTTTGGATGCCAATGATAACAGACCAGAGTTTTTACAGGACAGCTATTTTGTTGAAGTGAGTGAAAACAAGGAGCTGAACAGCGAAATCATTCAGATTGAAGCCACAGATAAAGATTTGGGGCCCAATGGGGAAGTGAAATATTTTCTTCTTACAGATACAAACATGTTCACTATTAACAGTACGACAGGTGTTGTGAAAGTTGTAGGGGCTTTGGATCGTGAAATCCAACATGTGCATTTCCTGAAAATAGAGGCCAGGGACCAGCCAAATGAAGAACCTCAGTTGTTTTCCAGTGTACTTTTGAAAGTATCTTTAGAAGACGTCAATGACAATCCTCCTAAATTTATTCCATTGAATTATCATGTGAAAATTCGAGAGGACCTTCCAGAAGGAACTATTATCACATGGCTGGAAGCATATGATCCTGATGTGGGCCAGTCAAGTCAAGTACGATACAGCCTTTTAGATAGTGGAGATGGAACCTTTGATGTAGATAAATTGAGTGGAGCAATACGTATTGTACAAAGACTGGATTTTGAAATGAGACAAGTTTATAACCTGACTGTACGGGCCAAGGACAAAGGAAAGCCAATTTCATTATCTTCTACCTGTTACGTTGAGGTTGAGGTGGTTGACGTAAATGAAAATTTGCACCCTCCACGGTTTTCCAGTTTTGTGGATAAGGGCTTTGTAAAAGAAGATGTCCCTATTGGTTCATCTGTGATGACAATAACTGCCTATGATGAGGATGCAGGAAGAGATGGAGAGATTAGGTATTCAATCAGAGATGGATCTGGTGTTGGCATTTTCAGAATAGATGAAGAAAAAG
- the FAT1 gene encoding protocadherin Fat 1 isoform X9 codes for MRGVLIIAIMGRPLTMLLLLLVQHFGNCEGNQRPYHTSLVQFTQVQYNATVYENSAAKTYIEQPVKMGIYLANPLWDIRYKIISGDNENLFKAEEYILGNFCFLRIRTKGGNTAILNREVKDHYILTVKAVEKNTNAEARTQVRVQILDTNDLRPLFSPTSYSVSLPENTAIRTSIARVSATDADIGTNGEFYYSFKERTDMFAIHPTSGAVVLTGRLDYAETKLYEMEILAVDRGMKLYGSSGISSMARLTVHVEQANEYAPVITAAVLAPSELDKDPTYAIVTVEDSDQGSNGEIASLSIVAGDPLQQFKTVRSVPGGKEYKIKAVGHIDWESQPFGYNLTLQAKDKGNPSQFSSVKVIHVTSPLFKSGPVRFEKDVYRAEISEFAPPNTPVIMVKALPNYSQLKYIFKNAPGKVRFNLNPHTGLITTLEPIKAQYSSHFELEVMTSDRKASAKVLIKVRDMNSNPPEFTQTSYKASFDENVPVGTSVMSVSAKDLDEGENGYVTYSIANLNPLPFVINHFNGIISTTEDMDYELMPRVYNLRIRASDWGIPYRREVEVPVTIILNNLNDNTPLFEKINCEGTIPRDLGVGEQITTVSAIDADELQLVRYQIESGNELDLFILNPNSGVLSLKQSLIDGLGAKVSFHSLRITATDGENFAVPLYINITVAASRKPVNLQCEETGVAKMLAEKLLQANKPHNHGEVEDAFFDTHSMNLHAPQFRSTLSSSVEVKESLPVGSSIILMNATDLDVGFNGKLVYAISGGNNDSSFTVDLETGMLKILSPLDREVKDKYTLNITVYDLGIPQKSAWHLLDINILDANDNRPEFLQDSYFVEVSENKELNSEIIQIEATDKDLGPNGEVKYFLLTDTNMFTINSTTGVVKVVGALDREIQHVHFLKIEARDQPNEEPQLFSSVLLKVSLEDVNDNPPKFIPLNYHVKIREDLPEGTIITWLEAYDPDVGQSSQVRYSLLDSGDGTFDVDKLSGAIRIVQRLDFEMRQVYNLTVRAKDKGKPISLSSTCYVEVEVVDVNENLHPPRFSSFVDKGFVKEDVPIGSSVMTITAYDEDAGRDGEIRYSIRDGSGVGIFRIDEEKGVIETADLLDRETTSHYWLTVYATDQGVVPLSSFIEIYIEVGDVNDNAPQTTEPVYYPEVMENSPKDVSVIQIEAFDPDSSSSEKLTYKITSGNPQGFFSINPKTEDSCLIQCTGRTAF; via the coding sequence GGGTTTTGATAATTGCCATCATGGGGAGACCCTTGAccatgctgctgttgctgctggtgCAGCATTTTGGAAACTGTGAAGGAAATCAAAGACCATATCATACTTCACTAGTGCAATTTACACAAGTCCAGTACAATGCCACGGTGTAtgaaaattctgcagccaagaCTTATATTGAGCAGCCAGTAAAAATGGGCATTTACCTTGCAAATCCACTGTGGGACATAAGATACAAAATTATATCTGGTGACAATGAAAACTTGTTCAAAGCTGAAGAGTATATTCTTggaaacttttgctttttgagaaTACGGACCAAGGGAGGAAATACAGCTATTCTTAACAGAGAGGTGAAAGACCATTACATATTGACTGTAAAAGCAGTTGAAAAGAATACTAATGCTGAAGCACGCACACAGGTCAGGGTGCAGATACTGGATACAAATGACTTAAGACCCTTGTTTTCTCCAACATCTTACAGTGTTTCTTTGCCTGAAAATACAGCAATAAGGACCAGCATTGCTAGAGTAAGTGCAACAGATGCAGATATTGGAACCAATGGAGAATTTTACTACAGTTTTAAAGAAAGAACAGATATGTTTGCTATACATCCAACCAGTGGTGCAGTGGTTCTAACTGGAAGACTCGACTATGCAGAAACTAAGCTTTATGAGATGGAAATCCTCGCAGTGGATCGTGGAATGAAATTGTATGGCAGCAGCGGTATTAGCAGCATGGCAAGGCTAACTGTTCACGTAGAGCAAGCAAATGAATATGCTCCTGTTATTACAGCTGCTGTCTTGGCTCCTTCAGAATTGGACAAGGATCCAACATATGCAATTGTAACTGTTGAGGACAGTGATCAGGGTTCAAATGGAGAAATAGCATCTTTAAGTATTGTGGCTGGTGACCCACTTCAACAATTCAAAACAGTGAGGTCTGTTCCAGGAGGTAAAGAATATAAAATCAAAGCTGTTGGCCACATTGATTGGGAGAGCCAACCTTTTGGATATAATCTGACTCTTCAGGCTAAAGATAAAGGAAATCCTTCACAGTTTTCTTCTGTAAAAGTTATTCACGTGACATCCCCACTGTTTAAGTCTGGACCGGTCAGATTTGAAAAAGATGTGTATAGAGCAGAGATAAGTGAATTTGCCCCTCCAAACACTCCTGTGATAATGGTAAAAGCTTTGCCTAATTATTcccaattaaaatacatttttaaaaatgcaccagGCAAAGTCAGATTCAACTTAAACCCGCACACAGGTCTTATTACCACTTTAGAACCCATAAAAGCACAATATTCATCCCATTTTGAACTTGAAGTCATGACAAGTGACAGAAAAGCCTCTGCAAAGGTGTTGATTAAAGTAAGAGACATGAACAGTAATCCCCCTGAATTTACTCAGACATCATATAAAGCTTCCTTCGATGAGAATGTGCCAGTTGGTACTAGTGTCATGAGTGTGAGTGCAAAAGATCTTGATGAGGGTGAGAATGGTTATGTGACATATAGCATTGCAAACTTGAATCCTTTACCATTTGTGATTAACCATTTCAATGGTATTATCAGTACCACGGAAGACATGGATTATGAATTGATGCCAAGGGTTTACAATTTAAGGATTCGAGCATCTGATTGGGGCATACCATATCGTCGAGAAGTTGAAGTTCCTGTtactattattttaaataatttgaatGATAACACACCGctgtttgaaaaaataaattgtgAGGGAACAATCCCTAGGGATCTTGGTGTTGGAGAACAAATTACTACTGTATCTGCTATTGATGCTGATGAGCTCCAGTTGGTGAGATACCAGATTGAATCTGGAAATGAATTAGATTTATTTATCTTAAATCCAAACTCTGGGGTGCTTTCCCTGAAGCAATCTCTAATAGATGGTTTAGGTGCTAAAGTATCTTTTCATAGTCTGAGAATTACAGCTACAGATGGTGAGAACTTTGCAGTACCATTATATATCAACATAACGGTAGCTGCCAGTCGTAAACCAGTAAACTTGCAATGTGAAGAGACTGGTGTAGCCAAAATGCTGGCAGAGAAACTACTGCAGGCAAATAAGCCACACAATCATGGCGAGGTTGAGGATGCTTTCTTTGATACTCACTCTATGAATTTACATGCACCTCAGTTTAGAAGTACTCTTTCAAGCAGTGTTGAAGTAAAGGAAAGCCTACCGGTGGGTTCCAGCATAATACTTATGAATGCCACTGATCTTGACGTTGGCTTCAATGGAAAACTAGTTTATGCTATCTCTGGAGGTAATAATGATAGTAGTTTTACTGTGGATTTGGAAACAGGAATGTTAAAGATTTTATCTCCCCTTGATCGAGAAGTAAAAGATAAATACACTCTGAATATTACTGTGTATGATCTGGGAATACCACAAAAGTCAGCTTGGCATCTTTTAGATATCAACATTTTGGATGCCAATGATAACAGACCAGAGTTTTTACAGGACAGCTATTTTGTTGAAGTGAGTGAAAACAAGGAGCTGAACAGCGAAATCATTCAGATTGAAGCCACAGATAAAGATTTGGGGCCCAATGGGGAAGTGAAATATTTTCTTCTTACAGATACAAACATGTTCACTATTAACAGTACGACAGGTGTTGTGAAAGTTGTAGGGGCTTTGGATCGTGAAATCCAACATGTGCATTTCCTGAAAATAGAGGCCAGGGACCAGCCAAATGAAGAACCTCAGTTGTTTTCCAGTGTACTTTTGAAAGTATCTTTAGAAGACGTCAATGACAATCCTCCTAAATTTATTCCATTGAATTATCATGTGAAAATTCGAGAGGACCTTCCAGAAGGAACTATTATCACATGGCTGGAAGCATATGATCCTGATGTGGGCCAGTCAAGTCAAGTACGATACAGCCTTTTAGATAGTGGAGATGGAACCTTTGATGTAGATAAATTGAGTGGAGCAATACGTATTGTACAAAGACTGGATTTTGAAATGAGACAAGTTTATAACCTGACTGTACGGGCCAAGGACAAAGGAAAGCCAATTTCATTATCTTCTACCTGTTACGTTGAGGTTGAGGTGGTTGACGTAAATGAAAATTTGCACCCTCCACGGTTTTCCAGTTTTGTGGATAAGGGCTTTGTAAAAGAAGATGTCCCTATTGGTTCATCTGTGATGACAATAACTGCCTATGATGAGGATGCAGGAAGAGATGGAGAGATTAGGTATTCAATCAGAGATGGATCTGGTGTTGGCATTTTCAGAATAGATGAAGAAAAAG
- the FAT1 gene encoding protocadherin Fat 1 isoform X11, which translates to MGRPLTMLLLLLVQHFGNCEGNQRPYHTSLVQFTQVQYNATVYENSAAKTYIEQPVKMGIYLANPLWDIRYKIISGDNENLFKAEEYILGNFCFLRIRTKGGNTAILNREVKDHYILTVKAVEKNTNAEARTQVRVQILDTNDLRPLFSPTSYSVSLPENTAIRTSIARVSATDADIGTNGEFYYSFKERTDMFAIHPTSGAVVLTGRLDYAETKLYEMEILAVDRGMKLYGSSGISSMARLTVHVEQANEYAPVITAAVLAPSELDKDPTYAIVTVEDSDQGSNGEIASLSIVAGDPLQQFKTVRSVPGGKEYKIKAVGHIDWESQPFGYNLTLQAKDKGNPSQFSSVKVIHVTSPLFKSGPVRFEKDVYRAEISEFAPPNTPVIMVKALPNYSQLKYIFKNAPGKVRFNLNPHTGLITTLEPIKAQYSSHFELEVMTSDRKASAKVLIKVRDMNSNPPEFTQTSYKASFDENVPVGTSVMSVSAKDLDEGENGYVTYSIANLNPLPFVINHFNGIISTTEDMDYELMPRVYNLRIRASDWGIPYRREVEVPVTIILNNLNDNTPLFEKINCEGTIPRDLGVGEQITTVSAIDADELQLVRYQIESGNELDLFILNPNSGVLSLKQSLIDGLGAKVSFHSLRITATDGENFAVPLYINITVAASRKPVNLQCEETGVAKMLAEKLLQANKPHNHGEVEDAFFDTHSMNLHAPQFRSTLSSSVEVKESLPVGSSIILMNATDLDVGFNGKLVYAISGGNNDSSFTVDLETGMLKILSPLDREVKDKYTLNITVYDLGIPQKSAWHLLDINILDANDNRPEFLQDSYFVEVSENKELNSEIIQIEATDKDLGPNGEVKYFLLTDTNMFTINSTTGVVKVVGALDREIQHVHFLKIEARDQPNEEPQLFSSVLLKVSLEDVNDNPPKFIPLNYHVKIREDLPEGTIITWLEAYDPDVGQSSQVRYSLLDSGDGTFDVDKLSGAIRIVQRLDFEMRQVYNLTVRAKDKGKPISLSSTCYVEVEVVDVNENLHPPRFSSFVDKGFVKEDVPIGSSVMTITAYDEDAGRDGEIRYSIRDGSGVGIFRIDEEKGVIETADLLDRETTSHYWLTVYATDQGVVPLSSFIEIYIEVGDVNDNAPQTTEPVYYPEVMENSPKDVSVIQIEAFDPDSSSSEKLTYKITSGNPQGFFSINPKTEDSCLIQCTGRTAF; encoded by the coding sequence ATGGGGAGACCCTTGAccatgctgctgttgctgctggtgCAGCATTTTGGAAACTGTGAAGGAAATCAAAGACCATATCATACTTCACTAGTGCAATTTACACAAGTCCAGTACAATGCCACGGTGTAtgaaaattctgcagccaagaCTTATATTGAGCAGCCAGTAAAAATGGGCATTTACCTTGCAAATCCACTGTGGGACATAAGATACAAAATTATATCTGGTGACAATGAAAACTTGTTCAAAGCTGAAGAGTATATTCTTggaaacttttgctttttgagaaTACGGACCAAGGGAGGAAATACAGCTATTCTTAACAGAGAGGTGAAAGACCATTACATATTGACTGTAAAAGCAGTTGAAAAGAATACTAATGCTGAAGCACGCACACAGGTCAGGGTGCAGATACTGGATACAAATGACTTAAGACCCTTGTTTTCTCCAACATCTTACAGTGTTTCTTTGCCTGAAAATACAGCAATAAGGACCAGCATTGCTAGAGTAAGTGCAACAGATGCAGATATTGGAACCAATGGAGAATTTTACTACAGTTTTAAAGAAAGAACAGATATGTTTGCTATACATCCAACCAGTGGTGCAGTGGTTCTAACTGGAAGACTCGACTATGCAGAAACTAAGCTTTATGAGATGGAAATCCTCGCAGTGGATCGTGGAATGAAATTGTATGGCAGCAGCGGTATTAGCAGCATGGCAAGGCTAACTGTTCACGTAGAGCAAGCAAATGAATATGCTCCTGTTATTACAGCTGCTGTCTTGGCTCCTTCAGAATTGGACAAGGATCCAACATATGCAATTGTAACTGTTGAGGACAGTGATCAGGGTTCAAATGGAGAAATAGCATCTTTAAGTATTGTGGCTGGTGACCCACTTCAACAATTCAAAACAGTGAGGTCTGTTCCAGGAGGTAAAGAATATAAAATCAAAGCTGTTGGCCACATTGATTGGGAGAGCCAACCTTTTGGATATAATCTGACTCTTCAGGCTAAAGATAAAGGAAATCCTTCACAGTTTTCTTCTGTAAAAGTTATTCACGTGACATCCCCACTGTTTAAGTCTGGACCGGTCAGATTTGAAAAAGATGTGTATAGAGCAGAGATAAGTGAATTTGCCCCTCCAAACACTCCTGTGATAATGGTAAAAGCTTTGCCTAATTATTcccaattaaaatacatttttaaaaatgcaccagGCAAAGTCAGATTCAACTTAAACCCGCACACAGGTCTTATTACCACTTTAGAACCCATAAAAGCACAATATTCATCCCATTTTGAACTTGAAGTCATGACAAGTGACAGAAAAGCCTCTGCAAAGGTGTTGATTAAAGTAAGAGACATGAACAGTAATCCCCCTGAATTTACTCAGACATCATATAAAGCTTCCTTCGATGAGAATGTGCCAGTTGGTACTAGTGTCATGAGTGTGAGTGCAAAAGATCTTGATGAGGGTGAGAATGGTTATGTGACATATAGCATTGCAAACTTGAATCCTTTACCATTTGTGATTAACCATTTCAATGGTATTATCAGTACCACGGAAGACATGGATTATGAATTGATGCCAAGGGTTTACAATTTAAGGATTCGAGCATCTGATTGGGGCATACCATATCGTCGAGAAGTTGAAGTTCCTGTtactattattttaaataatttgaatGATAACACACCGctgtttgaaaaaataaattgtgAGGGAACAATCCCTAGGGATCTTGGTGTTGGAGAACAAATTACTACTGTATCTGCTATTGATGCTGATGAGCTCCAGTTGGTGAGATACCAGATTGAATCTGGAAATGAATTAGATTTATTTATCTTAAATCCAAACTCTGGGGTGCTTTCCCTGAAGCAATCTCTAATAGATGGTTTAGGTGCTAAAGTATCTTTTCATAGTCTGAGAATTACAGCTACAGATGGTGAGAACTTTGCAGTACCATTATATATCAACATAACGGTAGCTGCCAGTCGTAAACCAGTAAACTTGCAATGTGAAGAGACTGGTGTAGCCAAAATGCTGGCAGAGAAACTACTGCAGGCAAATAAGCCACACAATCATGGCGAGGTTGAGGATGCTTTCTTTGATACTCACTCTATGAATTTACATGCACCTCAGTTTAGAAGTACTCTTTCAAGCAGTGTTGAAGTAAAGGAAAGCCTACCGGTGGGTTCCAGCATAATACTTATGAATGCCACTGATCTTGACGTTGGCTTCAATGGAAAACTAGTTTATGCTATCTCTGGAGGTAATAATGATAGTAGTTTTACTGTGGATTTGGAAACAGGAATGTTAAAGATTTTATCTCCCCTTGATCGAGAAGTAAAAGATAAATACACTCTGAATATTACTGTGTATGATCTGGGAATACCACAAAAGTCAGCTTGGCATCTTTTAGATATCAACATTTTGGATGCCAATGATAACAGACCAGAGTTTTTACAGGACAGCTATTTTGTTGAAGTGAGTGAAAACAAGGAGCTGAACAGCGAAATCATTCAGATTGAAGCCACAGATAAAGATTTGGGGCCCAATGGGGAAGTGAAATATTTTCTTCTTACAGATACAAACATGTTCACTATTAACAGTACGACAGGTGTTGTGAAAGTTGTAGGGGCTTTGGATCGTGAAATCCAACATGTGCATTTCCTGAAAATAGAGGCCAGGGACCAGCCAAATGAAGAACCTCAGTTGTTTTCCAGTGTACTTTTGAAAGTATCTTTAGAAGACGTCAATGACAATCCTCCTAAATTTATTCCATTGAATTATCATGTGAAAATTCGAGAGGACCTTCCAGAAGGAACTATTATCACATGGCTGGAAGCATATGATCCTGATGTGGGCCAGTCAAGTCAAGTACGATACAGCCTTTTAGATAGTGGAGATGGAACCTTTGATGTAGATAAATTGAGTGGAGCAATACGTATTGTACAAAGACTGGATTTTGAAATGAGACAAGTTTATAACCTGACTGTACGGGCCAAGGACAAAGGAAAGCCAATTTCATTATCTTCTACCTGTTACGTTGAGGTTGAGGTGGTTGACGTAAATGAAAATTTGCACCCTCCACGGTTTTCCAGTTTTGTGGATAAGGGCTTTGTAAAAGAAGATGTCCCTATTGGTTCATCTGTGATGACAATAACTGCCTATGATGAGGATGCAGGAAGAGATGGAGAGATTAGGTATTCAATCAGAGATGGATCTGGTGTTGGCATTTTCAGAATAGATGAAGAAAAAG